A genomic stretch from Microcebus murinus isolate Inina chromosome 11, M.murinus_Inina_mat1.0, whole genome shotgun sequence includes:
- the PPWD1 gene encoding peptidylprolyl isomerase domain and WD repeat-containing protein 1 isoform X1, giving the protein MAAESSSDLQLRRRRRRDPEEPEKTEFTKKDLAVVVTESQENDEENEERWVGPLPVEATLAKKRKVLEFERVYLDNLPSASMYERSYMHRDVITHVVCTKTDFIITASHDGHVKFWKKIEEGIEFVKHFRSHLGIIESIAVSSEGALFCSVGDDKAMKVFDVVNFDMINMLKLGYFPGQCEWIYCPGDAISSVAASEKSTGKIFIYDGRGDNQPLHIFDKLHTSPLTQIRLNPVYKAVVSSDKSGMIEYWTGPPHEYKFPKNVNWEYKTDTDLYEFAKCKAYPTSICFSPDGKKIATIGSDRKVRIFRFLTGKLMRVFDESLSMFTELQQMRQQLPDMEFGRRMAVERELEKVDAVRLINIIFDETGHFVLYGTMLGIKVINVETNRCVRILGKQENIRVMQLALFQGIAKKHRAATTIEMKASENPVLQNIQADPTIVCTSFKKNRFYMFTKREPEDTKSADSDRDVFNEKPSKEEVMAATQAEGPKRVSDSAIIHTSMGDIHIKLFPVECPKTVENFCVHSRNGYYNGHTFHRIIKGFMIQTGDPTGTGMGGESIWGGEFEDEFHSTLRHDRPYTLSMANAGSNTNGSQFFITVVPTPWLDNKHTVFGRVTKGMEVVQRISNVKVNPKTDKPYEDVSIINITVK; this is encoded by the exons ttcTAGAGTTTGAGAGAGTCTATCTTGATAATCTCCCCAGTGCATCCATGTATGAGCGCAGTTACATGCATAGAGATGTTATCACCCATGTGGTATGTACCAA GACAGATTTTATTATTACTGCCAGTCATGATGGACATGTCaagttctggaaaaaaatagaagagggaaTTGAATTTGTTAAACATTTTCGCAGTCACCTGG gAATTATCGAGAGTATTGCAGTTAGCTCTGAGGGAGCATTATTCTGTTCTGTGGGTGATGATAAAGCAATGAAGGTGTTTGATGTAGTGAACTTTGACATGATCAATATGCTGAAACTTGG ttattttcctgGACAGTGTGAGTGGATCTATTGCCCAGGGGACGCCATATCTTCAGTTGCTGCTTCTGAGAAGAGTACaggaaaaattttcatttatgatGGCCGAGGAGATAACCAACCACTTCATATTTTTGACAAACTCCATACATCACCTCTTACTCAGATACGGCTAAACCCAGTTTACAAAGCAGTAGTGTCTTCTGACAAATCTGGAATGATTGAATACTGGACTGGTCCTCCTCATGAATATAAATTCCCCAAAAATGTGAACTGGGAATATAAAACTGACACAGATTTATATGAATTTGCAAAGTGTAAGGCTTATCCAACCAGCATATGTTTTTCACCTGATGGGAAGAAAATAGCTACTATTGGTTCTGACAGAAAAGTTaggattttcagatttttaactGGAAAACTCATGAGAGTCTTTGATGAATCACTAAGT ATGTTTACTGAACTGCAACAGATGAGGCAACAGCTACCAGATATGGAATTTGGCCGACGAATGGCCGTGGAACGTGAATTAGAGAAAGTGGATGCCGTaagattaattaatattatttttgatgaaACTGGACACTTTGTGCTATATGGAACAATGCTGGGCATTAAAGTCATAAATGTGGAGACAAACCG GTGTGTGCGGATCTTGGGCAAGCAAGAAAATATTAGAGTGATGCAATTGGCTTTGTTCCAAGGAATAGCCAAAAAGCATCGTGCTGCAACTACTATAGAGATGAAAGCTTCTGAAAACCCTGTTCTTCAGAATATTCAAGCTGACCCAACAATAGTCTGTACATCTTtcaaaaagaatagattttatatG TTTACCAAACGAGAACCAGAAGATACAAAAAGTGCAGATTCTGACCGAGATGTTTTTAATGAGAAACCTTCTAAAGAAGAAGTCATGGCAGCTACTCAAGCTGAAGGACCTAAACGAGTTTCAGATAGTGCCATTATCCATACCAGCATGGGAGACATTCACATCAAACTTTTTCCTGTTGA GTGCCCTAAGACAGTGGAAAACTTCTGTGTTCACAGCAGAAATGGTTATTACAATGGGCATACATTTCACCGTATAATTAAG GGCTTCATGATTCAGACAGGAGATCCAACAGGTACTGGTATGGGAGGAGAAAGCATATGGGGAGGAGAATTTGAAGATGAATTTCATTCAACATTACGACATGACAGACCATACACACTCAGCATGGCCAATGCTGGATCAAATACTAATGGATCCCAGTTTTTCATAACAGTAGTACCAACG CCTTGGCTTGATAATAAGCACACAGTATTTGGACGAGTGACTAAAGGAATGGAAGTTGTACAGAGGATCTCCAATGTAAAAGTCAATCCCAAAACAGATAAGCCCTATGAGGATGTCAGCATCATAAATATTACTGTCAAGTAA
- the PPWD1 gene encoding peptidylprolyl isomerase domain and WD repeat-containing protein 1 isoform X2 has product MKVFDVVNFDMINMLKLGYFPGQCEWIYCPGDAISSVAASEKSTGKIFIYDGRGDNQPLHIFDKLHTSPLTQIRLNPVYKAVVSSDKSGMIEYWTGPPHEYKFPKNVNWEYKTDTDLYEFAKCKAYPTSICFSPDGKKIATIGSDRKVRIFRFLTGKLMRVFDESLSMFTELQQMRQQLPDMEFGRRMAVERELEKVDAVRLINIIFDETGHFVLYGTMLGIKVINVETNRCVRILGKQENIRVMQLALFQGIAKKHRAATTIEMKASENPVLQNIQADPTIVCTSFKKNRFYMFTKREPEDTKSADSDRDVFNEKPSKEEVMAATQAEGPKRVSDSAIIHTSMGDIHIKLFPVECPKTVENFCVHSRNGYYNGHTFHRIIKGFMIQTGDPTGTGMGGESIWGGEFEDEFHSTLRHDRPYTLSMANAGSNTNGSQFFITVVPTPWLDNKHTVFGRVTKGMEVVQRISNVKVNPKTDKPYEDVSIINITVK; this is encoded by the exons ATGAAGGTGTTTGATGTAGTGAACTTTGACATGATCAATATGCTGAAACTTGG ttattttcctgGACAGTGTGAGTGGATCTATTGCCCAGGGGACGCCATATCTTCAGTTGCTGCTTCTGAGAAGAGTACaggaaaaattttcatttatgatGGCCGAGGAGATAACCAACCACTTCATATTTTTGACAAACTCCATACATCACCTCTTACTCAGATACGGCTAAACCCAGTTTACAAAGCAGTAGTGTCTTCTGACAAATCTGGAATGATTGAATACTGGACTGGTCCTCCTCATGAATATAAATTCCCCAAAAATGTGAACTGGGAATATAAAACTGACACAGATTTATATGAATTTGCAAAGTGTAAGGCTTATCCAACCAGCATATGTTTTTCACCTGATGGGAAGAAAATAGCTACTATTGGTTCTGACAGAAAAGTTaggattttcagatttttaactGGAAAACTCATGAGAGTCTTTGATGAATCACTAAGT ATGTTTACTGAACTGCAACAGATGAGGCAACAGCTACCAGATATGGAATTTGGCCGACGAATGGCCGTGGAACGTGAATTAGAGAAAGTGGATGCCGTaagattaattaatattatttttgatgaaACTGGACACTTTGTGCTATATGGAACAATGCTGGGCATTAAAGTCATAAATGTGGAGACAAACCG GTGTGTGCGGATCTTGGGCAAGCAAGAAAATATTAGAGTGATGCAATTGGCTTTGTTCCAAGGAATAGCCAAAAAGCATCGTGCTGCAACTACTATAGAGATGAAAGCTTCTGAAAACCCTGTTCTTCAGAATATTCAAGCTGACCCAACAATAGTCTGTACATCTTtcaaaaagaatagattttatatG TTTACCAAACGAGAACCAGAAGATACAAAAAGTGCAGATTCTGACCGAGATGTTTTTAATGAGAAACCTTCTAAAGAAGAAGTCATGGCAGCTACTCAAGCTGAAGGACCTAAACGAGTTTCAGATAGTGCCATTATCCATACCAGCATGGGAGACATTCACATCAAACTTTTTCCTGTTGA GTGCCCTAAGACAGTGGAAAACTTCTGTGTTCACAGCAGAAATGGTTATTACAATGGGCATACATTTCACCGTATAATTAAG GGCTTCATGATTCAGACAGGAGATCCAACAGGTACTGGTATGGGAGGAGAAAGCATATGGGGAGGAGAATTTGAAGATGAATTTCATTCAACATTACGACATGACAGACCATACACACTCAGCATGGCCAATGCTGGATCAAATACTAATGGATCCCAGTTTTTCATAACAGTAGTACCAACG CCTTGGCTTGATAATAAGCACACAGTATTTGGACGAGTGACTAAAGGAATGGAAGTTGTACAGAGGATCTCCAATGTAAAAGTCAATCCCAAAACAGATAAGCCCTATGAGGATGTCAGCATCATAAATATTACTGTCAAGTAA